A stretch of Methanobrevibacter sp. DNA encodes these proteins:
- a CDS encoding DEAD/DEAH box helicase, producing MLVLKKIKKQWKLYPIGSPKGALNHKREPEFVGNIKFTHEGDSLSISRFVADYNFKDNSTLNEKLLPPGEVVKLLRSQAVFLATPDEKVEKFLTSLNIKVRRTQVCDYCAYDGNITIVNSDYSYKYNNQLICKDCAHDTIKNEIKLQGFDKKIFRNLKRTLEKTGSLEKTLSVLDPHFDALKNKKLTLFDRTRKPRHIIPPVDMKRLKIPKRFKNILLNSGNTKLLPVQYLAIKEGLLKGEDLLVVSATGSGKTLVGELAGITEALKGKKFIFLTPLVALANQKYRDFKRKYSQLGLKVSIKVGRNRVKAKGELNLPDSDVSNADIVVATYEGIDYLLRNGNSSSLSNLGVVLIDEIHMIDDEDRGTRLNGLIKRIKHLYPKTQIIGLSATVKNPEFLASEFNMKLVKYDERPVPLERHLVYVRNESQKRFLMLKLVQKEYNTKSKKGYRGQTIIFTNSRRKTHQIANYLTNKRVKAAAYHAGLSYYKKEKIEKDFDKGKISCVVTTAALAAGVDFPASQVIFDSLVMGNKWINPNEFSQMLGRAGRPSYHDRGIVYLLPEVGNDFAGESEEAMALELLESNSEDVYIEYDEESAYEQILADISSTSIQSNNELNKFYKNIDVPISIKIAADEMEDLGLINRVANKLEVTRYGRATSVSFLSIDEAEFIKNTLNDRNYLKHYVGHSPMYKKKDKYDKLKVLILAMALDLEMFENAYLSSVIHNQIANALKIKFSTRLFAESTLDIISSGEAIDKLDKKFQDALIALQSDFMQCRCQERPFCQCMQRGISEVIVHERLKGKDPQDISTKLFRKYQIQVYPGDIFSWLDNFVKNLDAIKRIAHAYNKNNIVKKTNYLIKKIENG from the coding sequence ATGCTAGTTTTAAAAAAGATTAAAAAACAGTGGAAACTATATCCAATCGGTTCACCAAAAGGTGCCTTAAATCATAAAAGAGAACCTGAATTTGTTGGAAACATTAAATTTACACATGAAGGAGACTCATTATCAATTTCAAGGTTTGTAGCTGATTATAATTTCAAGGATAACTCCACATTAAATGAAAAGCTGTTGCCTCCAGGAGAGGTTGTTAAGCTTCTGCGCTCACAGGCTGTTTTTCTTGCAACTCCGGATGAAAAAGTGGAAAAATTTTTAACATCTCTTAATATTAAGGTTAGAAGAACTCAGGTCTGTGACTACTGTGCATATGATGGAAACATCACCATCGTAAACTCTGATTATTCTTATAAATATAACAATCAGCTAATCTGTAAGGATTGTGCTCATGATACAATAAAAAATGAAATCAAGCTTCAGGGATTTGACAAAAAGATTTTCAGAAATCTTAAAAGAACATTAGAAAAAACTGGAAGTCTGGAAAAGACATTGTCAGTACTTGATCCTCATTTTGATGCCTTAAAAAATAAAAAATTGACATTATTTGACAGAACTCGAAAGCCAAGACATATCATTCCTCCTGTTGATATGAAAAGGCTTAAGATTCCAAAGAGATTCAAGAATATTCTTTTAAACTCAGGAAACACCAAATTATTGCCGGTTCAATATTTGGCAATCAAGGAGGGTTTGCTTAAGGGTGAAGACCTTTTGGTTGTAAGTGCAACAGGTTCAGGTAAAACGTTGGTTGGAGAACTTGCAGGTATAACTGAAGCCCTGAAGGGCAAGAAATTTATCTTCCTGACTCCTTTGGTTGCTCTTGCTAATCAAAAGTATAGGGATTTCAAAAGGAAATATTCGCAATTGGGACTGAAGGTATCCATTAAGGTTGGAAGAAACCGTGTAAAAGCAAAAGGTGAATTAAACCTTCCTGACAGTGATGTTTCCAATGCAGATATTGTTGTTGCAACTTATGAGGGAATCGATTATCTTTTAAGAAACGGAAATTCCTCTTCATTATCTAATTTGGGTGTTGTATTGATTGATGAAATTCACATGATTGATGATGAGGACAGAGGAACACGCCTGAACGGTTTGATAAAACGTATTAAGCATTTATATCCTAAAACTCAAATCATTGGACTTTCAGCTACAGTTAAAAATCCTGAATTTCTGGCATCTGAGTTCAACATGAAGCTGGTCAAATATGATGAGCGTCCTGTTCCGCTTGAAAGGCACCTGGTTTATGTAAGAAACGAATCCCAAAAACGATTCTTGATGCTTAAACTGGTTCAAAAGGAATATAATACAAAATCCAAGAAGGGGTATCGTGGACAGACTATTATCTTTACTAATTCTCGTCGTAAAACTCATCAGATTGCAAATTATTTAACTAATAAACGAGTTAAAGCTGCGGCATATCATGCAGGATTGTCATATTATAAAAAGGAAAAGATTGAAAAGGATTTTGATAAGGGTAAGATTTCATGTGTTGTAACCACAGCCGCTCTTGCTGCAGGTGTTGATTTTCCGGCTTCACAGGTAATATTTGACTCACTGGTTATGGGAAACAAGTGGATTAATCCAAATGAGTTTTCACAGATGCTTGGTCGTGCAGGAAGACCTTCTTATCATGACAGAGGTATTGTTTATCTTTTACCTGAAGTTGGAAATGATTTTGCCGGAGAATCCGAAGAGGCAATGGCATTGGAACTTTTAGAAAGCAACAGCGAAGATGTCTATATTGAATATGATGAAGAATCTGCATATGAGCAGATATTGGCGGATATTTCTTCAACTTCTATTCAGTCCAATAATGAATTGAATAAATTTTATAAAAACATTGATGTTCCGATAAGCATTAAAATAGCTGCTGATGAAATGGAAGATTTGGGATTGATTAACAGGGTGGCAAATAAACTGGAAGTTACCAGATATGGAAGAGCTACTTCTGTGTCATTTCTGTCAATTGATGAAGCGGAATTCATTAAAAATACCTTAAATGACAGAAATTATCTCAAACATTATGTCGGACATTCTCCGATGTATAAGAAAAAGGACAAGTATGACAAGCTTAAGGTTTTAATTCTTGCAATGGCACTGGACTTGGAAATGTTTGAAAATGCATATCTTTCAAGCGTTATTCATAATCAAATTGCCAATGCACTGAAAATCAAGTTTTCAACAAGGCTTTTTGCAGAATCCACATTGGATATTATTTCCTCGGGAGAAGCCATTGACAAGCTGGATAAGAAATTCCAGGATGCATTGATTGCACTTCAAAGTGATTTCATGCAGTGCAGGTGTCAGGAAAGACCGTTCTGTCAGTGCATGCAGAGGGGAATCTCGGAAGTGATAGTTCATGAGAGACTGAAGGGAAAGGATCCTCAGGACATTTCCACAAAATTATTCCGTAAATATCAAATACAGGTCTATCCGGGAGACATTTTCTCATGGCTGGATAACTTTGTCAAAAACCTTGATGCAATTAAAAGAATTGCCCATGCTTATAATAAAAATAATATAGTTAAAAAGACTAATTACTTAATTAAGAAAATAGAAAATGGATGA
- a CDS encoding DUF123 domain-containing protein — protein sequence MKGCYCLIIHVERKTKIKIGKKLGEIEFKKGNYVYVGSAMNSLESRLKRHLSNEKKMHWHVDYLLKNDNARIVKIIYNVSAKKVECNLSKYLEAQASYISDFGCSDCNCNSHLYYFKNRKKAIESIKNAYDSIAMDYEFFKI from the coding sequence ATGAAAGGATGCTACTGTTTAATCATTCATGTTGAAAGGAAAACAAAAATAAAAATAGGCAAGAAACTGGGTGAAATTGAGTTCAAGAAGGGTAATTATGTTTATGTTGGATCAGCCATGAATTCGCTAGAATCTCGGCTGAAACGACATTTAAGCAATGAAAAAAAGATGCACTGGCATGTAGATTACCTTTTGAAAAATGATAATGCAAGAATCGTTAAGATAATATATAATGTTTCTGCCAAAAAAGTAGAATGTAATCTGTCAAAATATCTGGAAGCTCAAGCATCTTATATTAGTGATTTTGGTTGCAGCGACTGTAACTGCAATAGCCATTTATACTACTTTAAAAATAGAAAAAAAGCTATTGAATCCATTAAAAACGCTTATGATTCAATAGCTATGGATTATGAATTCTTTAAAATATAA
- a CDS encoding DUF368 domain-containing protein produces the protein MGSADIVPGVSGGTIALITGIYGHLIEAISNIKFGFLKPLIHGDIRGFWNVLLDEIDFKFFIPLILGIGVAFLTLAKVVTYCMDVHTALTFSFFLGLILASAVILFKKIEKISIKHIIFAVIGLILTYIFVSLNPISGNHSLIVLFLSGMIAICAMILPGISGSFLLLLLGQYEYMLTALHELHFSEIIVFVVGAVIGILGFSKILNYLLKNHEEVTMAFLIGVMLGSLKVPAVEIVNSVSLNFAGLLPCIIVAIIGFVLIIVLETRFDYIE, from the coding sequence ATGGGGTCTGCTGATATTGTTCCAGGAGTATCTGGTGGAACAATAGCATTAATAACCGGAATCTATGGTCATTTAATCGAAGCGATTAGTAATATCAAATTCGGATTCCTAAAGCCATTAATTCATGGTGATATAAGGGGGTTCTGGAATGTATTGCTTGATGAAATCGATTTTAAATTCTTTATACCATTGATATTAGGTATTGGAGTGGCATTTCTGACATTGGCTAAAGTAGTTACCTATTGTATGGATGTTCACACTGCATTGACATTCTCATTTTTCTTGGGATTGATTCTTGCTTCAGCTGTGATTCTCTTTAAAAAAATAGAAAAAATCAGCATAAAACATATTATATTTGCAGTAATAGGATTGATATTAACTTATATCTTTGTAAGCTTAAATCCGATTTCAGGAAACCATTCCTTGATAGTACTGTTCCTCTCAGGAATGATAGCAATATGTGCAATGATTTTGCCTGGAATCTCAGGATCATTTTTACTGTTGCTTTTAGGACAATATGAATACATGTTAACTGCTTTGCATGAATTGCATTTCTCAGAAATTATAGTATTCGTTGTCGGTGCGGTAATTGGTATTTTAGGATTTTCAAAGATATTGAATTACCTTCTTAAAAACCATGAGGAAGTGACAATGGCATTTCTCATCGGTGTGATGCTGGGGTCTTTAAAGGTTCCTGCTGTAGAAATTGTCAATTCAGTAAGCCTTAATTTCGCAGGTTTGCTTCCGTGCATAATTGTTGCAATAATAGGTTTTGTACTGATTATTGTTCTTGAAACCAGATTTGATTACATAGAGTAA
- a CDS encoding helicase HerA-like domain-containing protein: MFAEDKILIGCNESTEVSLLPKLANRHGLIAGATGTGKTITLKILAESFSDMGVPVFLADMKGDISGLAKIGSETEKIKTNVEKYDLASKGFKYQAYPVEFWDLYGEKGLPVRITLSEMGPTLLSKILNLSEAQQGVLNIVFKVADEESLLIIDMKDLKSMINHVVENKAQYESQYGAIAEKSANTILRSLITLEDQGGNDFFGEPALSLDDFMKVDDNGKGIINVLDAQKLSLSPEIYSSFLLWMLSNLYQNLPEVGDMDKPKFVFFFDEAHLLFDDMSPEFGKKIEQIVRLIRSKGVGLYFISQSPADIPDEILAQLGNRVQHALHAYTPKDQKAVKVAAETFRPNPEFDTASVISELGIGQALVSVLEEGGVPGVVQKVDIVPPQSYIGAIDDSMRTELINLSELKPKYWDAVDGLSAYEMLLEKIDSNPNVESEVPQVDKEIIEEAKVEVQKTEPVSQEPAQPQQNVAADVIGGILGTVLGGQQPASGKKTKKSAQQKAVEKAASQAMNTAAREVTKGIMRGIFGQMK; encoded by the coding sequence ATGTTTGCTGAAGACAAAATACTAATCGGTTGTAATGAAAGCACTGAAGTGTCATTATTGCCTAAACTGGCTAACCGTCATGGTTTAATAGCAGGTGCAACAGGAACTGGAAAAACAATTACATTAAAAATCTTAGCTGAATCATTTTCAGATATGGGCGTGCCGGTATTTTTAGCTGATATGAAAGGTGATATTTCAGGGCTTGCAAAAATTGGTTCTGAAACAGAAAAAATAAAAACAAATGTTGAAAAATATGATTTGGCCTCAAAAGGATTCAAGTATCAGGCATATCCTGTAGAATTTTGGGATTTATATGGTGAGAAAGGACTTCCTGTAAGGATAACATTATCAGAAATGGGTCCGACATTGCTATCTAAAATCCTGAATCTGTCAGAAGCACAGCAAGGTGTTTTAAACATTGTATTTAAGGTTGCAGATGAGGAATCATTACTGATAATTGATATGAAAGACTTAAAGTCAATGATTAATCATGTGGTTGAAAATAAGGCACAGTATGAAAGTCAATATGGTGCAATTGCTGAAAAATCAGCAAATACAATTTTAAGAAGTTTAATTACTCTAGAAGATCAGGGGGGAAATGATTTCTTCGGCGAACCGGCATTGTCTTTGGATGATTTCATGAAAGTGGATGATAATGGAAAAGGAATCATCAATGTATTGGATGCTCAAAAATTATCCCTGTCCCCTGAAATTTACTCTTCATTCTTACTTTGGATGTTATCAAATCTTTATCAGAACTTGCCTGAAGTGGGAGACATGGACAAACCTAAATTTGTGTTCTTCTTTGATGAAGCACACTTACTGTTTGATGACATGTCACCGGAATTCGGCAAGAAAATAGAACAAATCGTAAGGTTAATCCGTTCAAAAGGAGTAGGTCTATACTTTATATCTCAATCTCCTGCAGATATTCCTGATGAAATATTGGCGCAATTGGGAAATCGTGTACAACATGCACTTCATGCATACACACCTAAAGACCAAAAGGCGGTTAAAGTCGCTGCTGAAACCTTCAGACCAAACCCTGAATTTGATACTGCAAGTGTCATATCAGAATTGGGAATAGGTCAGGCTCTGGTATCAGTTCTTGAAGAAGGTGGAGTGCCAGGTGTTGTTCAAAAGGTAGATATTGTACCTCCTCAAAGTTACATTGGAGCTATTGATGATTCAATGAGAACTGAACTTATTAATCTTTCAGAATTAAAGCCTAAATACTGGGATGCAGTCGATGGTCTTTCAGCATATGAGATGCTGCTTGAAAAGATTGATTCAAATCCTAATGTTGAAAGTGAAGTTCCTCAGGTTGATAAGGAAATTATTGAAGAAGCAAAAGTTGAAGTTCAAAAAACAGAGCCGGTCTCTCAAGAGCCTGCGCAGCCTCAGCAGAATGTAGCTGCTGATGTTATTGGAGGTATTTTAGGCACTGTTTTAGGAGGTCAACAACCTGCAAGCGGTAAGAAGACAAAAAAATCTGCTCAACAGAAAGCTGTTGAAAAAGCAGCTTCACAGGCAATGAATACTGCTGCCCGTGAAGTCACCAAAGGAATCATGAGAGGTATCTTTGGACAAATGAAATAA
- a CDS encoding MIP/aquaporin family protein: protein MTCNIRKKFFAELLGTFFLVFFGTGAAVVTLLITDAAGATGIGPLGGLGDWIAIALAFGLTVMICIYVFGKISGAHLNPAVTIGLLVTKNIALVDSIYYIVAQVIGACLGSLCLFLCLGAPAVTIGGLGATAPGLGVSYLQAMFAEFLGTFFLMMVVMGVAVDKKAEPGFAGISIGMTVAAVIVVLGAFTGASINPARTFGPYLMDMLLGGANLWAYFPIYLVGPILGAICAAFAYAYLAKDSGVCELPQPFNDE from the coding sequence ATGACTTGTAATATTAGAAAAAAATTCTTTGCAGAACTATTGGGAACATTTTTCCTGGTTTTTTTCGGTACAGGTGCAGCTGTTGTAACATTATTGATTACTGATGCGGCGGGAGCTACTGGAATTGGACCTTTGGGAGGACTTGGTGACTGGATTGCTATAGCTTTGGCATTCGGTCTAACTGTAATGATATGTATTTATGTATTCGGTAAGATATCTGGTGCACACTTGAATCCTGCTGTAACCATTGGACTACTTGTAACCAAAAACATCGCTTTGGTTGACAGTATATATTATATTGTGGCACAAGTGATTGGTGCATGTTTAGGAAGTTTATGTCTTTTCCTATGTCTGGGTGCACCTGCTGTAACAATTGGTGGTTTAGGTGCAACAGCTCCTGGATTAGGTGTAAGCTACCTGCAGGCAATGTTTGCAGAATTTTTAGGAACATTCTTCCTCATGATGGTTGTAATGGGTGTAGCAGTTGATAAAAAAGCAGAACCTGGTTTTGCAGGAATATCAATTGGTATGACCGTAGCAGCAGTAATTGTAGTATTAGGTGCATTCACCGGAGCTTCAATCAACCCTGCACGTACATTTGGACCATACTTGATGGATATGTTACTTGGAGGAGCAAACCTCTGGGCATACTTCCCAATATACCTAGTCGGACCGATTTTAGGTGCAATTTGTGCAGCATTTGCATATGCATATCTTGCAAAAGACAGTGGAGTTTGCGAACTCCCACAACCATTCAACGATGAATAA
- a CDS encoding DUF2193 domain-containing protein — translation MRELYEKMINESMAAQKADVAVISENRYNDFKITDAKPYADAVANMTALDNQAESVINLHKDSVKNHFEILSSITDTLKCEDDPFIEHFQTPPVLEILCEEDGEFADSVDKFIQAIADNEAIVAKESIRRYGGFYGPTCVVDFALMPGSTSNVVNQILQKTDIPVAHKQAILSAKSCGMNTSYGIGDAFANALEAGATAAEATEKEIATLQNIYKNPIEAQGELMDDADHSSFDVRDYMNKYKKAMTATVKAAMDDGVHYGNIVTVPAYCVGDIGHHIGQSTYNMCKDDMTLAIVQATAEVIGATLESNLDNYKSEFDVLKLATGSSACATEFILELDGFNAPMVVDLFSKRFHNFVQQYPTRGAAAELHNCDFMDMIYRGFNAISGARKFRAGTGGELAPKINGMTVDLSPILANETVMNPQRYTYPACAITVRFSSLMRLADYPCLLTSEPITATMMTNIIALNKEAPGSPVRGCKNCAAASLVDNKHEYCQWRESV, via the coding sequence ATGAGAGAGTTATATGAAAAAATGATTAACGAATCAATGGCTGCTCAAAAGGCAGATGTTGCAGTTATATCAGAAAACAGGTACAATGACTTTAAAATAACTGATGCAAAACCATATGCTGATGCTGTAGCAAATATGACTGCATTAGACAACCAGGCAGAATCTGTAATAAACCTACACAAGGACTCTGTAAAAAACCACTTTGAGATTTTATCTTCAATCACTGACACTTTAAAGTGTGAAGACGATCCGTTCATTGAACATTTCCAAACTCCTCCAGTTTTAGAAATTTTATGTGAAGAAGATGGTGAATTCGCAGACAGTGTAGATAAATTCATCCAAGCAATTGCTGACAATGAAGCAATCGTTGCTAAGGAATCTATCAGAAGATATGGTGGATTTTACGGACCAACCTGTGTAGTGGACTTTGCATTAATGCCTGGAAGTACAAGTAATGTTGTAAATCAGATATTGCAAAAAACAGACATTCCGGTTGCTCACAAACAAGCTATTCTTTCAGCTAAATCATGTGGTATGAACACTTCATACGGTATAGGTGATGCATTTGCTAATGCTTTGGAAGCTGGTGCAACCGCAGCAGAAGCAACTGAAAAAGAAATTGCAACACTTCAAAACATCTATAAAAACCCTATTGAAGCACAAGGGGAATTGATGGATGATGCAGATCACTCTTCATTTGATGTAAGAGATTACATGAACAAATACAAAAAAGCAATGACTGCAACTGTTAAAGCAGCAATGGATGATGGGGTACACTACGGTAACATTGTAACTGTTCCGGCATACTGTGTAGGAGATATCGGACACCACATCGGTCAGTCAACCTATAACATGTGTAAAGACGACATGACTCTTGCAATCGTTCAGGCAACTGCTGAAGTAATCGGAGCAACATTAGAATCCAACCTGGACAATTACAAATCAGAATTTGATGTACTTAAATTGGCAACAGGTTCATCTGCATGTGCAACAGAATTCATCTTGGAATTAGATGGATTTAACGCACCGATGGTAGTTGACCTATTCTCCAAAAGGTTCCACAACTTCGTACAACAATATCCAACAAGAGGAGCAGCTGCAGAACTTCACAACTGTGACTTCATGGACATGATTTACAGAGGATTCAACGCTATCAGCGGAGCCCGTAAATTCAGAGCAGGTACTGGCGGAGAACTGGCACCAAAAATCAATGGTATGACTGTTGATTTAAGTCCAATTCTTGCAAATGAAACCGTTATGAATCCACAAAGATACACTTATCCTGCATGTGCAATTACAGTAAGATTCTCATCACTCATGAGACTTGCAGATTATCCATGTCTTTTAACCTCAGAACCAATTACTGCAACAATGATGACCAATATCATTGCACTTAACAAGGAGGCACCTGGTTCACCTGTAAGAGGATGTAAAAACTGTGCTGCAGCATCACTTGTGGACAACAAACACGAATACTGCCAATGGAGAGAATCAGTATAG
- a CDS encoding DUF371 domain-containing protein: MIFKLKCKGHENVSSLHKSTFEVTKDAEIGPAADCIIGTGADNSMLDFSDEFKSKLADSNTKVTVILNTENGHDEITGFGHEDLTLTHPTDIVCRKSDYTCSRTLMIKADKAAKDLDSNLIEDLKNEKIMEVTIKLS, translated from the coding sequence ATGATTTTCAAACTTAAATGTAAGGGTCATGAAAATGTCTCTTCACTTCACAAATCCACATTTGAAGTTACCAAGGATGCTGAAATTGGACCTGCAGCAGATTGTATTATAGGAACTGGTGCAGATAATTCCATGCTTGACTTTTCCGATGAATTTAAATCAAAATTGGCTGATTCAAATACTAAAGTAACTGTAATTTTGAATACAGAAAATGGCCATGATGAAATCACAGGTTTTGGACATGAGGATTTGACCTTGACTCATCCGACTGATATTGTCTGCAGAAAAAGCGATTATACCTGTTCACGTACACTGATGATTAAGGCGGATAAGGCAGCAAAAGATCTTGACAGTAACTTGATTGAAGATTTAAAAAATGAAAAAATCATGGAAGTTACTATAAAATTATCTTAA